From a single Eleginops maclovinus isolate JMC-PN-2008 ecotype Puerto Natales chromosome 20, JC_Emac_rtc_rv5, whole genome shotgun sequence genomic region:
- the cbfa2t2 gene encoding protein CBFA2T2 isoform X3 gives MPGSPVDAKTHSRSAPISSTMPPLPSVNPSGPRPASFSTTALTNGNHHSPPTLNAVPSPPQRYSNGPSSSSSSSLANQQLPATCGARQLSKLKRFLTTLQQFGNDISPEIGDSVRSLVLALVNSTVTIEEFHSRLQEATNFPLRPFVIPFLKANLPLLQRELLHCARAAKQTPAQYLSQHEHLLLSTTMASSPDSSELLMEPPEAVTKRHSPHRAKENGFHERPPAAMEPAAKRICTISPAPRHSPAHPLPLSAQLHPTPPPLQHYALDDIAAPHILHREHSQRMLEIRELKDRPRLPGTNGGYREEPVDHRLTDREWADEWRHLDHVLNCIVDMVEKTRRSVSVLRRCQESDREELNYWRRRSSEQEDPRKGGSGSTPFSKTHSPHSAESDSQRDFAPRPGSAYVTDEIWRKAEEAVNEVKRQAMDEVQKAVAEAEQKAFEMISSERAKMEKTLADAKKKAQADAILVINEQEDSSECCWNCGRKASETCSGCNAARYCGSFCQHKDWERHHLICSPGLQAQPKPVSAITASRAAAAATAGVSPIGLVGVKTPDSVPSICSPGGEKASVASRSSTPSTPASAPETNGH, from the exons ATGCCCGGTTCTCCTGTGGATGCTAAGACTCATTCCAGATCAGCCCCCATCAGCTCCACTATGCCCCCACTGCCTTCTGTCAACCCCAGCGGCCCTCGCCCGGCCTCCTTCTCCACCACAGCAT TGACCAATGGGAATCATCATTCCCCACCAACCCTGAATGCAGTGCCATCTCCACCGCAGCGTTACAGCAACGGAccgtcctcttcctcttcctcatcactGGCTAACCAGCAGCTGCCGGCCACCTGTGGGGCTCGCCAGCTGAGCAAGCTGAAACGTTTCCTGACCACACTGCAGCAGTTTGGCAACGACATCTCTCCTGAGATTGGAGACAGCGTCCGAAGCCTGGTTCTGGCCCTTGTG AATTCGACAGTTACCATTGAGGAGTTCCATTCACGGCTTCAGGAGGCTACCAATTTCCCCTTACGGCCCTTTGTTATTCCCTTCCTCAAG GCAAACCTTCCCCTGCTGCAGAGGGAGCTCCTCCACTGTGCACGTGCAGCCAAGCAGACCCCAGCCCAGTATCTGTCCCAGCATGAGCATCTTCTGCTGAGCACCACCATGGCCTCCTCTCCAGACTCCTCCGAGCTGCTGATGGAGCCTCCAGAGGCAGTTACAAAGAGACACAGCCCCCACAG AGCTAAAGAGAATGGTTTCCATGAACGTCCACCCGCAGCCATGGAACCCGCCGCAAAACGAATTTGCACCATCAGCCCTGCTCCCCGACACAGCCCCGCCCACCCGCTGCCCCTCAGTGCCCAGCTTCACCCGACCCCTCCACCCTTGCAGCACTACGCCCTGGATGACATCGCAGCACCACACATCCTACACCGCGAGCACAGCCAACGCATGTTGGAGATCCGCGAGCTCAAAGACAGACCTAGACTACCTG gCACTAACGGGGGCTACCGCGAGGAACCAGTGGAccacagactgacagacagggAGTGGGCTGATGAATGGAGGCATCTGGACCAT GTGTTGAACTGCATTGTGGACATGGTGGAAAAGACCCGGAGGTCAGTGAGCGTGCTCAGACGATGCCAAGAGTCCGATCGCGAGGAGCTAAACTACTGGAGACGGCGTTCGAGCGAGCAGGAAGACCCACGCAAGGGAGGCTCGGGCTCCACTCCCTTCTCCAAGACACACAGCCCCCACTCTGCAGAGTCGG ACTCCCAGCGAGACTTTGCTCCTCGGCCAGGATCAGCATACGTTACGGATGAGATCTGGAGGAAAGCTG AAGAAGCTGTGAATGAGGTGAAGCGTCAGGCCATGGACGAGGTCCAGAAAGCAGTAGCAGAGGCTGAGCAGAAGGCATTTGAAATGATCTCCTCTGAGAGGGCAAAGATGGAAAAGACTCTGGCCGACGCAAAGAAGAAGGCTCAAGCGGACGCCATCTTGGTCATTAACGAACAGGAGGATTCCAGCGAG TGTTGCTGGAACTGTGGCCGTAAAGCTAGCGAGACATGCAGCGGCTGCAACGCCGCTCGCTACTGCGGTTCCTTCTGCCAGCACAAAGACTGGGAGAGGCATCACCTCATCTGCAGCCCAGGACTTCAGGCTCAGCCCAAACCAGTTTCTGCCATCACAGCTagcagggcagcagcagcagcaacagcagggGTCTCTCCTATTGGCCTTGTCGGGGTTAAAACCCCCGACAGTGTTCCTTCAATCTGCAGTCCTGGTGGAGAGAAAGCTTCAGTTGCTTCTCGCTCATCCACCCCTTCCACCCCTGCCTCTGCCCCTGAGACCAACGGACACTAG
- the cbfa2t2 gene encoding protein CBFA2T2 isoform X2, translated as MVGMPSALNYSREKKSPAMPGSPVDAKTHSRSAPISSTMPPLPSVNPSGPRPASFSTTALTNGNHHSPPTLNAVPSPPQRYSNGPSSSSSSSLANQQLPATCGARQLSKLKRFLTTLQQFGNDISPEIGDSVRSLVLALVNSTVTIEEFHSRLQEATNFPLRPFVIPFLKANLPLLQRELLHCARAAKQTPAQYLSQHEHLLLSTTMASSPDSSELLMEPPEAVTKRHSPHRAKENGFHERPPAAMEPAAKRICTISPAPRHSPAHPLPLSAQLHPTPPPLQHYALDDIAAPHILHREHSQRMLEIRELKDRPRLPGTNGGYREEPVDHRLTDREWADEWRHLDHVLNCIVDMVEKTRRSVSVLRRCQESDREELNYWRRRSSEQEDPRKGGSGSTPFSKTHSPHSAESDSQRDFAPRPGSAYVTDEIWRKAEEAVNEVKRQAMDEVQKAVAEAEQKAFEMISSERAKMEKTLADAKKKAQADAILVINEQEDSSECCWNCGRKASETCSGCNAARYCGSFCQHKDWERHHLICSPGLQAQPKPVSAITASRAAAAATAGVSPIGLVGVKTPDSVPSICSPGGEKASVASRSSTPSTPASAPETNGH; from the exons ATGGTCGGAATGCCGAGTGCTTTAAACT ACAGTAGAGAGAAGAAGAGCCCTGCCATGCCCGGTTCTCCTGTGGATGCTAAGACTCATTCCAGATCAGCCCCCATCAGCTCCACTATGCCCCCACTGCCTTCTGTCAACCCCAGCGGCCCTCGCCCGGCCTCCTTCTCCACCACAGCAT TGACCAATGGGAATCATCATTCCCCACCAACCCTGAATGCAGTGCCATCTCCACCGCAGCGTTACAGCAACGGAccgtcctcttcctcttcctcatcactGGCTAACCAGCAGCTGCCGGCCACCTGTGGGGCTCGCCAGCTGAGCAAGCTGAAACGTTTCCTGACCACACTGCAGCAGTTTGGCAACGACATCTCTCCTGAGATTGGAGACAGCGTCCGAAGCCTGGTTCTGGCCCTTGTG AATTCGACAGTTACCATTGAGGAGTTCCATTCACGGCTTCAGGAGGCTACCAATTTCCCCTTACGGCCCTTTGTTATTCCCTTCCTCAAG GCAAACCTTCCCCTGCTGCAGAGGGAGCTCCTCCACTGTGCACGTGCAGCCAAGCAGACCCCAGCCCAGTATCTGTCCCAGCATGAGCATCTTCTGCTGAGCACCACCATGGCCTCCTCTCCAGACTCCTCCGAGCTGCTGATGGAGCCTCCAGAGGCAGTTACAAAGAGACACAGCCCCCACAG AGCTAAAGAGAATGGTTTCCATGAACGTCCACCCGCAGCCATGGAACCCGCCGCAAAACGAATTTGCACCATCAGCCCTGCTCCCCGACACAGCCCCGCCCACCCGCTGCCCCTCAGTGCCCAGCTTCACCCGACCCCTCCACCCTTGCAGCACTACGCCCTGGATGACATCGCAGCACCACACATCCTACACCGCGAGCACAGCCAACGCATGTTGGAGATCCGCGAGCTCAAAGACAGACCTAGACTACCTG gCACTAACGGGGGCTACCGCGAGGAACCAGTGGAccacagactgacagacagggAGTGGGCTGATGAATGGAGGCATCTGGACCAT GTGTTGAACTGCATTGTGGACATGGTGGAAAAGACCCGGAGGTCAGTGAGCGTGCTCAGACGATGCCAAGAGTCCGATCGCGAGGAGCTAAACTACTGGAGACGGCGTTCGAGCGAGCAGGAAGACCCACGCAAGGGAGGCTCGGGCTCCACTCCCTTCTCCAAGACACACAGCCCCCACTCTGCAGAGTCGG ACTCCCAGCGAGACTTTGCTCCTCGGCCAGGATCAGCATACGTTACGGATGAGATCTGGAGGAAAGCTG AAGAAGCTGTGAATGAGGTGAAGCGTCAGGCCATGGACGAGGTCCAGAAAGCAGTAGCAGAGGCTGAGCAGAAGGCATTTGAAATGATCTCCTCTGAGAGGGCAAAGATGGAAAAGACTCTGGCCGACGCAAAGAAGAAGGCTCAAGCGGACGCCATCTTGGTCATTAACGAACAGGAGGATTCCAGCGAG TGTTGCTGGAACTGTGGCCGTAAAGCTAGCGAGACATGCAGCGGCTGCAACGCCGCTCGCTACTGCGGTTCCTTCTGCCAGCACAAAGACTGGGAGAGGCATCACCTCATCTGCAGCCCAGGACTTCAGGCTCAGCCCAAACCAGTTTCTGCCATCACAGCTagcagggcagcagcagcagcaacagcagggGTCTCTCCTATTGGCCTTGTCGGGGTTAAAACCCCCGACAGTGTTCCTTCAATCTGCAGTCCTGGTGGAGAGAAAGCTTCAGTTGCTTCTCGCTCATCCACCCCTTCCACCCCTGCCTCTGCCCCTGAGACCAACGGACACTAG
- the cbfa2t2 gene encoding protein CBFA2T2 isoform X1 has protein sequence MNRQKGEQQNDSREKKSPAMPGSPVDAKTHSRSAPISSTMPPLPSVNPSGPRPASFSTTALTNGNHHSPPTLNAVPSPPQRYSNGPSSSSSSSLANQQLPATCGARQLSKLKRFLTTLQQFGNDISPEIGDSVRSLVLALVNSTVTIEEFHSRLQEATNFPLRPFVIPFLKANLPLLQRELLHCARAAKQTPAQYLSQHEHLLLSTTMASSPDSSELLMEPPEAVTKRHSPHRAKENGFHERPPAAMEPAAKRICTISPAPRHSPAHPLPLSAQLHPTPPPLQHYALDDIAAPHILHREHSQRMLEIRELKDRPRLPGTNGGYREEPVDHRLTDREWADEWRHLDHVLNCIVDMVEKTRRSVSVLRRCQESDREELNYWRRRSSEQEDPRKGGSGSTPFSKTHSPHSAESDSQRDFAPRPGSAYVTDEIWRKAEEAVNEVKRQAMDEVQKAVAEAEQKAFEMISSERAKMEKTLADAKKKAQADAILVINEQEDSSECCWNCGRKASETCSGCNAARYCGSFCQHKDWERHHLICSPGLQAQPKPVSAITASRAAAAATAGVSPIGLVGVKTPDSVPSICSPGGEKASVASRSSTPSTPASAPETNGH, from the exons ATGAATAGACAGAAGGGAGAACAGCAAAACG ACAGTAGAGAGAAGAAGAGCCCTGCCATGCCCGGTTCTCCTGTGGATGCTAAGACTCATTCCAGATCAGCCCCCATCAGCTCCACTATGCCCCCACTGCCTTCTGTCAACCCCAGCGGCCCTCGCCCGGCCTCCTTCTCCACCACAGCAT TGACCAATGGGAATCATCATTCCCCACCAACCCTGAATGCAGTGCCATCTCCACCGCAGCGTTACAGCAACGGAccgtcctcttcctcttcctcatcactGGCTAACCAGCAGCTGCCGGCCACCTGTGGGGCTCGCCAGCTGAGCAAGCTGAAACGTTTCCTGACCACACTGCAGCAGTTTGGCAACGACATCTCTCCTGAGATTGGAGACAGCGTCCGAAGCCTGGTTCTGGCCCTTGTG AATTCGACAGTTACCATTGAGGAGTTCCATTCACGGCTTCAGGAGGCTACCAATTTCCCCTTACGGCCCTTTGTTATTCCCTTCCTCAAG GCAAACCTTCCCCTGCTGCAGAGGGAGCTCCTCCACTGTGCACGTGCAGCCAAGCAGACCCCAGCCCAGTATCTGTCCCAGCATGAGCATCTTCTGCTGAGCACCACCATGGCCTCCTCTCCAGACTCCTCCGAGCTGCTGATGGAGCCTCCAGAGGCAGTTACAAAGAGACACAGCCCCCACAG AGCTAAAGAGAATGGTTTCCATGAACGTCCACCCGCAGCCATGGAACCCGCCGCAAAACGAATTTGCACCATCAGCCCTGCTCCCCGACACAGCCCCGCCCACCCGCTGCCCCTCAGTGCCCAGCTTCACCCGACCCCTCCACCCTTGCAGCACTACGCCCTGGATGACATCGCAGCACCACACATCCTACACCGCGAGCACAGCCAACGCATGTTGGAGATCCGCGAGCTCAAAGACAGACCTAGACTACCTG gCACTAACGGGGGCTACCGCGAGGAACCAGTGGAccacagactgacagacagggAGTGGGCTGATGAATGGAGGCATCTGGACCAT GTGTTGAACTGCATTGTGGACATGGTGGAAAAGACCCGGAGGTCAGTGAGCGTGCTCAGACGATGCCAAGAGTCCGATCGCGAGGAGCTAAACTACTGGAGACGGCGTTCGAGCGAGCAGGAAGACCCACGCAAGGGAGGCTCGGGCTCCACTCCCTTCTCCAAGACACACAGCCCCCACTCTGCAGAGTCGG ACTCCCAGCGAGACTTTGCTCCTCGGCCAGGATCAGCATACGTTACGGATGAGATCTGGAGGAAAGCTG AAGAAGCTGTGAATGAGGTGAAGCGTCAGGCCATGGACGAGGTCCAGAAAGCAGTAGCAGAGGCTGAGCAGAAGGCATTTGAAATGATCTCCTCTGAGAGGGCAAAGATGGAAAAGACTCTGGCCGACGCAAAGAAGAAGGCTCAAGCGGACGCCATCTTGGTCATTAACGAACAGGAGGATTCCAGCGAG TGTTGCTGGAACTGTGGCCGTAAAGCTAGCGAGACATGCAGCGGCTGCAACGCCGCTCGCTACTGCGGTTCCTTCTGCCAGCACAAAGACTGGGAGAGGCATCACCTCATCTGCAGCCCAGGACTTCAGGCTCAGCCCAAACCAGTTTCTGCCATCACAGCTagcagggcagcagcagcagcaacagcagggGTCTCTCCTATTGGCCTTGTCGGGGTTAAAACCCCCGACAGTGTTCCTTCAATCTGCAGTCCTGGTGGAGAGAAAGCTTCAGTTGCTTCTCGCTCATCCACCCCTTCCACCCCTGCCTCTGCCCCTGAGACCAACGGACACTAG